A window of Symphalangus syndactylus isolate Jambi chromosome 24, NHGRI_mSymSyn1-v2.1_pri, whole genome shotgun sequence contains these coding sequences:
- the ADIG gene encoding adipogenin isoform X3 yields the protein MKYPLMPLVNDLTFSFLVFWFCLPLGLLLFLLIIWLRFLLSQDSEENDSDVCLDWEPWSKGPAEFCWKGTFHGQEKARPCW from the exons ATGAAGTACCCTTTGATGCCGCTGGTGAATGacctcacattttctttcctggTTTTCTGGTTCTGCCTCCCTCTGGGTTTGCTGTTGTTCTTATTGATCATCTGGCTACGCTTCTTACTTAGCCAAG ATTCAGAGGAAAATGACTCCGATGTATGCTTGGATTGGGAGCCCTGGAGCAAAGGCCCAGCCGAGTTTTGCTGGAAGGGGACATTCCACGGCCAAGAGAAGGCGAGGCCCTGCTGGTGA